In one Pseudomonas sp. SCA2728.1_7 genomic region, the following are encoded:
- a CDS encoding transporter substrate-binding domain-containing protein — MKSLPIRTAAGLMLAALAAFWVLPAQAAQLVRVGAAHFPPYTIRPENGADTGLLPQLVEALNRLQSDYQFVLVPTSIPRRFGDFKQGRIDMAIFENPDWGWKEIPHADVDMGLEDAEIFVAQREDGRQQNYFADLTGKRLALFSGYHYEFANFNADPKFLAQNFNATLTYSHDSNLLMVLRSRADIALVTRSYLFDYLLRNEKVRDELLVSQRIDQVYHHYAILRPTAPITGAAFGKLLQGLRDNGEMLKIFDPYKIAVVPVPHH, encoded by the coding sequence CATTCTGGGTATTGCCCGCTCAGGCAGCGCAATTGGTTCGGGTCGGCGCGGCGCATTTTCCGCCTTACACCATTCGCCCGGAAAACGGCGCTGACACAGGCCTCCTGCCGCAGTTGGTCGAGGCCCTCAATCGTCTGCAAAGCGACTATCAGTTCGTCCTTGTGCCGACCTCGATTCCGCGGCGCTTCGGGGATTTCAAGCAGGGTCGGATCGACATGGCGATTTTCGAGAATCCCGACTGGGGCTGGAAGGAGATTCCCCACGCGGATGTCGACATGGGCCTTGAGGACGCGGAGATTTTCGTCGCGCAACGCGAAGACGGCCGTCAGCAGAACTATTTCGCCGACCTCACCGGCAAGCGTCTGGCGCTGTTCAGCGGTTACCACTACGAGTTCGCCAACTTCAACGCCGACCCAAAATTCCTCGCGCAGAATTTCAACGCCACGCTGACCTATTCCCACGACAGCAATCTGCTGATGGTCCTGCGTTCGCGGGCGGATATCGCCCTGGTGACGCGTTCCTATCTGTTCGATTACCTGCTGCGTAACGAGAAGGTGCGCGATGAATTGCTGGTGTCGCAGCGCATTGATCAGGTCTATCACCATTACGCCATTCTTCGCCCGACGGCGCCGATTACCGGTGCTGCGTTTGGCAAGTTGCTGCAAGGCCTGCGCGATAACGGCGAAATGCTGAAAATCTTTGATCCGTACAAGATTGCCGTAGTGCCGGTGCCTCATCACTGA
- a CDS encoding GNAT family N-acetyltransferase: MSNLNDLTALALPSGSQLIADATESRLSLSLDGQPLIRLRLDREAKGPIQIDERFALPPGQALWAACYWLFARDPACQQLTWQLDQPPTEALLSGLLVSTEVAGEYRCERTLFWQLPQPWLGTSLAGSYPQQMVISQGKRHPLRPVKPRGEVYRRFDARLGAWISLRTVEIEEDLPRFNRWQNSPRVASFWQEEGSIEKHREYLSKLDADPHTLTLIGCFDDQPFAYFEAYWAKEDRIAPFYDADNYDRGIHMLVGEEDHRGPHKVASWLSALVHYLFLDDPRTQRVVAEPRADNAKMIGHMQNQCFHCEKEFDFPHKRAALMMLGRERFFDRCKLA, translated from the coding sequence ATGTCCAATCTGAATGACCTGACTGCCCTGGCCTTGCCTTCGGGCAGTCAACTGATCGCTGATGCAACCGAAAGCCGTCTGAGCCTGAGCCTGGACGGGCAACCGCTGATCCGCTTGCGCCTTGATCGGGAGGCCAAGGGGCCGATCCAGATCGATGAGCGCTTCGCTTTGCCGCCCGGGCAGGCGCTGTGGGCGGCCTGTTACTGGTTGTTCGCGCGGGATCCGGCGTGCCAGCAGTTGACCTGGCAACTGGATCAGCCGCCGACCGAAGCGTTGCTCAGTGGCTTGCTGGTGAGCACCGAAGTGGCTGGCGAATATCGCTGCGAGCGCACGCTGTTCTGGCAGTTGCCACAACCGTGGCTCGGCACTTCGCTGGCAGGCAGCTATCCGCAGCAAATGGTCATCAGCCAGGGCAAGCGTCATCCGCTGCGCCCGGTGAAGCCGCGGGGCGAAGTGTATCGGCGTTTCGATGCGCGCCTTGGTGCGTGGATTTCCTTGCGTACGGTCGAGATCGAAGAAGATTTGCCGCGTTTCAACCGCTGGCAGAACAGCCCGCGCGTCGCCAGTTTCTGGCAGGAAGAGGGCAGCATCGAGAAGCATCGCGAATACCTGAGCAAGCTCGATGCTGACCCGCATACGCTGACGCTGATTGGCTGTTTCGATGATCAGCCGTTTGCCTATTTCGAAGCCTATTGGGCCAAGGAAGATCGCATCGCGCCGTTCTACGATGCCGACAATTACGATCGCGGCATTCACATGCTGGTCGGCGAAGAAGATCACCGCGGCCCGCACAAAGTGGCGAGCTGGTTATCGGCGCTGGTGCATTACCTGTTTCTGGATGATCCGCGCACGCAGCGTGTGGTCGCTGAGCCTCGGGCCGACAACGCGAAGATGATCGGCCATATGCAGAATCAGTGCTTTCACTGTGAGAAAGAGTTCGACTTCCCGCACAAGCGCGCGGCGCTGATGATGCTGGGGCGTGAGCGGTTTTTTGATCGGTGCAAGCTGGCGTGA
- a CDS encoding RNA polymerase factor sigma-70 yields the protein MTEQVSTSRCDSPLLQAFVDNRLILVKIAARITGCRSRAEDVVQDAFFRLQSAPPITSSIKAQLSYLFQIVRNLAIDHYRKQALEQKYSGPEEEGLNVVIQGASPETSHINFSTLENIADALTELPSRTRYAFEMYRLHGVPQKDIAKELGVSPTLVNFMIRDALVHCRKVSGSRRDAVIAGRR from the coding sequence CACAAGCAGGTGCGATTCACCGCTACTTCAGGCATTCGTCGACAATCGACTGATTCTGGTCAAGATTGCAGCCCGTATTACCGGCTGCCGCTCACGTGCCGAAGACGTGGTGCAGGATGCGTTTTTCCGATTGCAGTCGGCGCCACCGATCACGTCGTCGATCAAGGCTCAACTGAGCTATCTGTTCCAGATCGTGCGCAACCTCGCCATCGATCACTACCGCAAACAGGCGCTGGAACAGAAGTACTCCGGCCCTGAAGAGGAAGGGCTGAACGTGGTCATTCAGGGTGCTTCGCCGGAAACCTCGCACATCAATTTCTCGACCCTGGAAAACATCGCCGATGCACTGACCGAGCTGCCTAGCCGCACTCGCTATGCGTTCGAAATGTACCGCCTGCACGGCGTGCCGCAAAAGGACATCGCCAAAGAACTCGGCGTATCGCCAACCCTGGTCAACTTCATGATTCGTGATGCACTGGTGCACTGCCGCAAGGTCTCGGGCAGTCGTCGGGATGCGGTGATTGCCGGTCGTCGCTAA